From Camelina sativa cultivar DH55 chromosome 7, Cs, whole genome shotgun sequence, one genomic window encodes:
- the LOC104704041 gene encoding katanin p60 ATPase-containing subunit A1-like isoform X2, producing the protein MDSKQMLLSALGVGVGVGVGLGLASGQAVGKWAGGNSSSSNNAVTADKMEKEILRQVVDGRESKITFDEFPYYLSEQTRVLLTSAAYVHLKHFDASKYARNLSPASRAILLSGPAELYQQMLAKALAHFFDAKLLLLDVNDFALKIQSKYGSGNTESSSFKRSPSESALEQLSGLFSSFSILPQREEPKAGGTLRRQSSGVDIKSSSIEGSSNPPKLRRNSSAAANISNLASSSNQGSAPLKRTSSWSFDEKLLVQSLYKVLTYVSKANPIVLYLRDVENFLFRSQRTYNLFQKLLQKLSGPVLILGSRIVNLSSDDAEEIDEKLSSVFPYNIDIRPPEDETHLVSWKSQLERDMNMIQTQDNRNHIMEVLSENDLICDDLESISFEDTKVLSNYIEEIVVSALSYHLMNNKDPEYRNGKLVISSTSLSHGFSLFREGKSGGREKLKQKPKEEQSKEAKSELAADVKPETKPGSVTTEPEKEAKAEKVTPKAPEGAPDNEFEKRIRPEVIPAEEINVTFEDIGALDDIKESLQELVMLPLRRPDLFTGGLLKPCRGILLFGPPGTGKTMLAKAIAREAGASFINVSMSTITSKWFGEDEKNVRALFTLASKVSPTIIFVDEVDSMLGQRTRVGEHEAMRKIKNEFMSHWDGLMTKPGERILVLAATNRPFDLDEAIIRRFERRIMVGLPAVENREKILRTLLAKEKVDENLDYKELAMMTDGYTGSDLKNLCTTAAYRPVRELIQHERVKDTEKKKKQRETSKAGEEDERKEERVITLRPLNRQDFKEAKNQVAASFAAEGVGMGELKQWNELYGEGGSRKKEQLTYFL; encoded by the exons CGAACAAACACGCGTGCTTCTAACAAGTGCAGCGTATGTCCATTTGAAGCACTTTGATGCTTCGAAATATGCGAGAAACTTGTCTCCAGCTAGTCGTGCCATTCTCTTGTCCGGCCCTGCCG AGCTTTACCAACAAATGCTAGCCAAAGCCCTAGCTCATTTCTTTGACGCCAAGTTACTTCTTCTAGACGTCAACGATTTTGCACTCAAG ATACAGAGCAAATATGGCAGCGGAAATACAGAATCATCC TCATTCAAGAGATCTCCCTCAGAATCTGCTTTAGAGCAACTATCAGGACTGTTTAGTTCCTTCTCCATCCTTCCTCAGAGAGAAGAGCCTAAAG CTGGTGGTACCTTGAGGAGGCAAAGCAGTGGTGTGGATATCAAATCAAG TTCAATTGAAGGCTCTAGTAACCCTCCAAAGCTTCGTCGAAACTCTTCAGCAGCAGCTAATATTAGCAACCTTGCATCTTCATCAAATCAAG GTTCAGCGCCGTTGAAGCGTACTAGCAGCTGGTCATTCGATGAAAAGCTTCTTGTCCAATCTTTATATAAG GTCTTGACTTATGTCTCCAAGGCGAATCCGATTGTGTTATATCTTCGAGACGTCGAGAACTTTCTGTTCCGCTCACAGAGAACTTACAACTTGTTCCAAAAGCTTCTCCAGAAACTCAGTGGACCGGTCCTTATTCTCGGTTCAAGAATCGTAAACTTGTCGAGCGATGACGCTGAAGAAATTGACGAGAAGCTCTCTTCTGTTTTCCCTTATAACATCGACATAAGACCGCCTGAGGACGAGACACATCTAGTGAGCTGGAAATCGCAGCTTGAACGCGACATGAACATGATCCAAACTCAGGACAATAGGAACCATATCATGGAAGTTTTGTCGGAGAATGATTTAATATGCGATGACCTTGAATCAATCTCTTTTGAGGACACGAAGGTTTTAAGCAATTACATTGAAGAGATTGTTGTCTCTGCTCTTTCGTATCATCTGATGAACAACAAAGATCCTGAGTACAGAAACGGAAAGCTAGTGATATCTTCTacaag TTTATCTCATGGATTCAGCCTCTTCAGAGAAGGTAAATCTGGCGGTCGTGAGAAGCTAAAGCAAAAACCTAAGGAAGAACAATCCAAG GAAGCAAAATCTGAACTAGCGGCTGATGTCAAGCCGGAGACTAAACCAGGGAGTGTCACAACGGAACCTGAGAAAGAAGCTAAAGCTGAGAAAGTAACCCCAAAAGCTCCG GAGGGTGCACCGGATAACGAGTTTGAGAAACGGATAAGACCAGAAGTAATCCCAGCAGAAGAAATCAATGTCACATTTGAAGACATTGGTGCACTTGACGACATAAAAGAATCACTACAAGAGCTTGTAATGCTTCCTCTCCGTAGACCAGACCTCTTCACAGGAGGACTTTTAAAGCCCTGCAGAGGAATCTTACTCTTCGGTCCACCGGGTACTGGTAAAACCATGCTTGCTAAAGCCATTGCCAGAGAGGCAGGAGCGAGTTTCATAAACGTTTCGATGTCGACCATAACTTCGAAATGGTTTGGAGAAGACGAGAAGAATGTTAGGGCTTTGTTCACTCTAGCTTCGAAGGTGTCACCGACCATTATATTTGTGGATGAAGTTGATAGTATGTTGGGACAGAGAACGAGAGTTGGAGAACATGAAGCTATGAGAAAGATTAAGAATGAGTTTATGAGTCATTGGGATGGGTTAATGACTAAACCTGGTGAGCGTATCTTAGTACTTGCTGCTACGAATCGGCCTTTCGATCTAGATGAGGCCATTATCAGACGGTTTGAACGAAG GATCATGGTGGGACTACCGGCAGTAGAGAACAGAGAGAAGATTCTAAGGACATTGTTAGCGAAGGAGAAAGTAGATGAAAACTTGGATTACAAGGAACTAGCGATGATGACAGATGGATACACAGGAAGTGATCTCAAG AATCTGTGCACAACCGCTGCTTATAGGCCTGTGAGAGAGCTTATACAACATGAGAGGGTCAAAGATACT gagaagaagaagaagcagagagagactTCGAAGGCAGGTGAAGAGGATGAAAGGAAGGAGGAGAGAGTGATTACACTTCGTCCTTTGAACAGACAAGACTTTAAAGAAGCCAAGAATCAG GTGGCGGCTAGTTTTGCTGCGGAGGGAGTAGGGATGGGAGAGTTGAAGCAGTGGAATGAGTTGTATGGAGAAGGTGGTTCGAGGAAGAAAGAACAACTCACTTACTTCCTGTAA